In Tachysurus vachellii isolate PV-2020 chromosome 12, HZAU_Pvac_v1, whole genome shotgun sequence, the following are encoded in one genomic region:
- the LOC132855381 gene encoding nucleus accumbens-associated protein 2 isoform X1, protein MSQLLHMEIPNFGSAVLDSLNEQRLLGQHCDVAIMVNGQAFKAHRAVLAASSLYFRDLFSDSSQTLFELPSSVAPSCFQQILSFCYTGRMTVTASDQLMVMYTAGYLQIQNIVERGMDLMFKANAPFCDSQTSATDDPPSPNNNNASLLLGDRPTAVCKIKEEKLETPVCTQSGELKQTDDDAKGLRSRSLRGSALFYTTGAGNGTLSVVHPYEHLSRDHSSPGASSLPTTDSPTSHQNEEEDFEDDSYDNITSGKIYGVSASLYGSKLHEKMEVSSLPPSLESRFCTLLGGDREALPAGLISQIGYRCHPALYTEGDPGERLELIAGSGVFMTRGQLMNCHLCAGVKHKVLLRRLLAAFFDRNTLADSCGTGIRSSNCDPNRKPLDSRILNTVKLYCQNFAPNFKESEMNVIAADMCTNARRVRKRWLPKIKSMLPEAIEVYRGSVVLGQVDGVTQPSPSFLFESDFKHLAQANLTLEQHLYGDCRETLRNHFPGAVIEERASTETNKAEALRQRSGDNPEDVAQRHLENSEREGTVLALNPASKRVDGDSSSPKSQPEEQSEERALVEDQ, encoded by the exons ATGTCTCAGCTCCTGCACATGGAGATCCCCAACTTTGGCAGTGCGGTGCTGGACAGCCTAAATGAGCAGCGGCTGCTGGGCCAGCACTGTGATGTGGCCATTATGGTTAATGGACAGGCCTTTAAGGCCCACCGTGCCGTGCTGGCTGCCAGCAGTCTTTACTTCCGTGACCTATTCAGTGACAGCAGCCAGACTCTGTTCGAACTGCCCTCTTCGGTGGCACCGTCCTGTTTCCAGCagattctgtctttctgttacACAGGCAGAATGACGGTGACAGCCAGTGACCAGCTCATGGTCATGTATACAGCCGGTTACCTGCAGATCCAGAACATTGTGGAGCGTGGAATGGACTTGATGTTCAAGGCCAATGCTCCATTCTGTGACTCGCAGACATCTGCCACAGACGATCCTCCCAGcccaaacaacaacaacgcCTCACTGTTGCTAGGCGACCGGCCTACGGCTGTCTGTAAAATTAAAGAGGAGAAGCTGGAGACCCCTGTGTGTACTCAGAGCGGTGAGCTCAAGCAAACTGATGATGATGCCAAGGGACTCAGGAGCAGATCTTTGAGGGGGAGTGCACTTTTCTACACCACTGGTGCAGGAAACGGGACCCTGAGTGTAGTTCACCCATATGAGCACTTATCAAGAGATCACTCAAGCCCTGGAGCATCCAGCCTGCCCACCACGGACAGCCCCACTTCCCATCAGAATGAGGAAGAGGACTTTGAAGATGACTCATATGACAACATAACCAGTGGGAAGATCTATGGAGTTTCGGCCAGTCTCTATGGCAGTAAAT TGCATGAGAAGATGGAGGTGTCCTCCCTGCCTCCATCCCTGGAGAGCCGTTTCTGCACGCTGCTTGGAGGTGACAGAGAAGCTCTTCCTGCTGGACTTATCAGTCAAATCGGCTACCGTTGCCACCCTGCACTCTACACAGAGGGAGATCCAGGCGAACGGCTGGAGCTAATTGCAG GATCTGGTGTGTTCATGACACGTGGGCAGCTGATGAATTGCCACTTGTGTGCTGGGGTCAAGCACAAAGTCCTTCTCCGGCGCCTGCTTGCTGCTTTTTTTGACAG GAATACACTGGCAGACAGCTGTGGGACAGGCATCCGTTCCTCCAATTGTGATCCCAATCGCAAACCTCTGGACAGCCGTATACTCAACACAGTCAAAC TTTACTGTCAGAACTTCGCCCCAAACTTCAAGGAGAGTGAGATGAATGTGATTGCTGCAGATATGTGTACCAATGCACGCCGGGTTCGTAAGCGCTGGTTACCCAAGATCAAGTCTATGCTGCCCGAGGCTATTGAGGTGTACAGGGGCTCTGTGGTGTTAGGCCAGGTTGATGGAGTTACACAGCCCAGTCCATCCTTCCTGTTTGAGTCTGACTTCAAACACCTGGCCCAAGCAAACCTGACACTAGAGCAACATCTCTATGGCGACTGCAGAGAGACACTGAGAAATCACTTCCCCGGAGCCGTCATAGAGGAAAGAGCCAGCACGGAGACGAACAAGGCTGAAGCACTGCGACAACGCTCTGGGGATAATCCAGAGGATGTGGCTCAGAGGCATCTGGAGAACTCAGAGAGAGAAGGGACAGTCCTCGCCCTCAATCCAGCCAGTAAGAGAGTTGATGGGGACAGTAGCAGCCCCAAAAGCCAGCCAGAGGAACAGAGTGAAGAGCGGGCACTGGTAGAAGACCAGTGA
- the LOC132855381 gene encoding nucleus accumbens-associated protein 2 isoform X2: MSQLLHMEIPNFGSAVLDSLNEQRLLGQHCDVAIMVNGQAFKAHRAVLAASSLYFRDLFSDSSQTLFELPSSVAPSCFQQILSFCYTGRMTVTASDQLMVMYTAGYLQIQNIVERGMDLMFKANAPFCDSQTSATDDPPSPNNNNASLLLGDRPTAVCKIKEEKLETPVCTQSGELKQTDDDAKGLRSRSLRGSALFYTTGAGNGTLSVVHPYEHLSRDHSSPGASSLPTTDSPTSHQNEEEDFEDDSYDNITSGKIYGVSASLYGMHEKMEVSSLPPSLESRFCTLLGGDREALPAGLISQIGYRCHPALYTEGDPGERLELIAGSGVFMTRGQLMNCHLCAGVKHKVLLRRLLAAFFDRNTLADSCGTGIRSSNCDPNRKPLDSRILNTVKLYCQNFAPNFKESEMNVIAADMCTNARRVRKRWLPKIKSMLPEAIEVYRGSVVLGQVDGVTQPSPSFLFESDFKHLAQANLTLEQHLYGDCRETLRNHFPGAVIEERASTETNKAEALRQRSGDNPEDVAQRHLENSEREGTVLALNPASKRVDGDSSSPKSQPEEQSEERALVEDQ; the protein is encoded by the exons ATGTCTCAGCTCCTGCACATGGAGATCCCCAACTTTGGCAGTGCGGTGCTGGACAGCCTAAATGAGCAGCGGCTGCTGGGCCAGCACTGTGATGTGGCCATTATGGTTAATGGACAGGCCTTTAAGGCCCACCGTGCCGTGCTGGCTGCCAGCAGTCTTTACTTCCGTGACCTATTCAGTGACAGCAGCCAGACTCTGTTCGAACTGCCCTCTTCGGTGGCACCGTCCTGTTTCCAGCagattctgtctttctgttacACAGGCAGAATGACGGTGACAGCCAGTGACCAGCTCATGGTCATGTATACAGCCGGTTACCTGCAGATCCAGAACATTGTGGAGCGTGGAATGGACTTGATGTTCAAGGCCAATGCTCCATTCTGTGACTCGCAGACATCTGCCACAGACGATCCTCCCAGcccaaacaacaacaacgcCTCACTGTTGCTAGGCGACCGGCCTACGGCTGTCTGTAAAATTAAAGAGGAGAAGCTGGAGACCCCTGTGTGTACTCAGAGCGGTGAGCTCAAGCAAACTGATGATGATGCCAAGGGACTCAGGAGCAGATCTTTGAGGGGGAGTGCACTTTTCTACACCACTGGTGCAGGAAACGGGACCCTGAGTGTAGTTCACCCATATGAGCACTTATCAAGAGATCACTCAAGCCCTGGAGCATCCAGCCTGCCCACCACGGACAGCCCCACTTCCCATCAGAATGAGGAAGAGGACTTTGAAGATGACTCATATGACAACATAACCAGTGGGAAGATCTATGGAGTTTCGGCCAGTCTCTATGGCA TGCATGAGAAGATGGAGGTGTCCTCCCTGCCTCCATCCCTGGAGAGCCGTTTCTGCACGCTGCTTGGAGGTGACAGAGAAGCTCTTCCTGCTGGACTTATCAGTCAAATCGGCTACCGTTGCCACCCTGCACTCTACACAGAGGGAGATCCAGGCGAACGGCTGGAGCTAATTGCAG GATCTGGTGTGTTCATGACACGTGGGCAGCTGATGAATTGCCACTTGTGTGCTGGGGTCAAGCACAAAGTCCTTCTCCGGCGCCTGCTTGCTGCTTTTTTTGACAG GAATACACTGGCAGACAGCTGTGGGACAGGCATCCGTTCCTCCAATTGTGATCCCAATCGCAAACCTCTGGACAGCCGTATACTCAACACAGTCAAAC TTTACTGTCAGAACTTCGCCCCAAACTTCAAGGAGAGTGAGATGAATGTGATTGCTGCAGATATGTGTACCAATGCACGCCGGGTTCGTAAGCGCTGGTTACCCAAGATCAAGTCTATGCTGCCCGAGGCTATTGAGGTGTACAGGGGCTCTGTGGTGTTAGGCCAGGTTGATGGAGTTACACAGCCCAGTCCATCCTTCCTGTTTGAGTCTGACTTCAAACACCTGGCCCAAGCAAACCTGACACTAGAGCAACATCTCTATGGCGACTGCAGAGAGACACTGAGAAATCACTTCCCCGGAGCCGTCATAGAGGAAAGAGCCAGCACGGAGACGAACAAGGCTGAAGCACTGCGACAACGCTCTGGGGATAATCCAGAGGATGTGGCTCAGAGGCATCTGGAGAACTCAGAGAGAGAAGGGACAGTCCTCGCCCTCAATCCAGCCAGTAAGAGAGTTGATGGGGACAGTAGCAGCCCCAAAAGCCAGCCAGAGGAACAGAGTGAAGAGCGGGCACTGGTAGAAGACCAGTGA